A part of Gossypium hirsutum isolate 1008001.06 chromosome A07, Gossypium_hirsutum_v2.1, whole genome shotgun sequence genomic DNA contains:
- the LOC107956873 gene encoding uncharacterized protein, with translation MFAAFLVRKIITQAASVPNLSYYKLTMAPRRRTDHVASKPEMTKKHLKVREKAKRLKAEMVGKVRDDQLGFKEEQIKSITKFGEIERQCHELKQEVQMIAKQSTMTGIKLVVMLGILKAHEGGDLVQAANLTRFLREVVAMEKANEILAQFKDEEDS, from the exons ATGTTTGCAGCCTTTTTAGTAAGGAAGATCATAACTCAAGCTGCTTCAGTTCCGAACTTGAGCTATTACAAGCTTACAATGGCACCCAGAAGAAGGACTGATCATGTGGCGTCGAAACCAGAAATGACGAAGAAGCATTTGAAAGTGAGGGAAAAAGCCAAACGACTGAAAGCCGAGATGGTTGGAAAGGTAAGGGACGACCAACTAGGTTTCAAAGAGGAGCAGATAAAATCAATAACAAAGTTCGGAGAGATTGAGAGGCAATGTCATGAGCTGAAACAAGAAGTTCAAATGATCGCCAAACAATCAACCATGACTGGAATCAAGCTGGTTGTCATGTTGGGAATCTTAAAAGCTCATGAGGGTGGAGATTTGGTTCAAGCTGCTAATCTCACTCGCTTCCTTCG TGAAGTTGTTGCCATGGAAAAAGCAAATGAAATCTTGGCTCAATTCAAAGATGAAGAAGATTCATAG